From a region of the Flavobacterium branchiarum genome:
- a CDS encoding DEAD/DEAH box helicase: protein MSTFETFNLPKSVQKAIDDLGFTSPTPIQEKTFSVIMSGRDMMGIAQTGTGKTFAYLLPLLKLYKFTPGHTPKIVILVPTRELVVQVVEEVEKLTKYMSVRTVGIFGGVNINTQKTTVYQGCDILVGTPGRIMDLTLDNVIRFEEMQKLVIDEFDEMLNLGFRTQLTAILAMMPRKRQNILFSATMTDEVDAILNDFFDFPEEVTLAASGTPLENIEQITYNVPNFNTKVNLLKHLLQNNEDMSRVLVFVNNKKISDMLHDRIEEEFEGQFGVIHSNKSQNYRLTTMAEFQEGNLRGLITTDIMARGLDISNITHVINFEMPELPELYMHRIGRTGRADATGTAISFISPREEESKVEVEVLMNTELNIAEFPEEVEVSIKLIEPEKEKQAVKFLMKKQKLSGDGAFHEKDKKNKKVNLGGPSKTKKKTHGSVNRNMLKTRDKKRKDKNK, encoded by the coding sequence ATGAGCACTTTCGAGACATTTAATCTTCCTAAATCCGTACAAAAAGCAATAGATGATTTAGGCTTTACATCCCCAACTCCTATTCAGGAAAAAACTTTTTCTGTGATAATGTCTGGTCGTGATATGATGGGAATTGCGCAAACAGGTACAGGTAAAACATTTGCCTATTTATTGCCTTTATTAAAATTATACAAATTTACTCCAGGACATACTCCAAAAATAGTAATTCTTGTCCCTACTCGTGAACTTGTAGTTCAAGTTGTTGAAGAAGTTGAAAAATTAACAAAATACATGTCAGTTCGTACAGTTGGTATTTTTGGTGGAGTTAACATAAACACTCAAAAAACAACCGTTTACCAAGGATGTGATATTCTTGTGGGTACTCCAGGAAGAATTATGGATTTAACATTAGATAATGTTATCCGCTTTGAAGAGATGCAAAAACTGGTAATCGATGAGTTTGACGAAATGCTGAATTTAGGTTTCCGTACGCAATTGACTGCTATCTTAGCTATGATGCCAAGAAAACGTCAAAATATTCTCTTCTCGGCAACCATGACCGATGAAGTCGATGCAATTTTGAATGACTTTTTTGATTTTCCAGAAGAGGTTACTCTTGCAGCATCTGGAACCCCACTTGAAAACATTGAGCAAATCACGTATAACGTTCCTAATTTCAATACTAAAGTAAACTTGTTAAAACACTTGCTACAAAACAACGAAGACATGAGTCGTGTCTTGGTTTTTGTAAACAACAAGAAGATTTCTGACATGCTTCACGATCGTATCGAAGAAGAATTTGAAGGACAGTTTGGCGTAATTCACTCTAACAAATCACAAAATTATCGTTTGACTACCATGGCAGAATTCCAAGAAGGAAATTTGCGAGGGTTAATTACTACAGATATTATGGCGAGAGGTTTGGATATTTCGAATATTACCCACGTAATCAACTTCGAAATGCCAGAATTACCAGAATTGTACATGCACAGAATTGGTCGTACTGGTCGTGCTGATGCAACTGGAACCGCAATAAGCTTTATTTCTCCTCGTGAAGAAGAATCTAAAGTAGAAGTAGAAGTTTTAATGAATACAGAACTTAATATTGCTGAATTCCCTGAGGAAGTAGAAGTTTCGATAAAATTAATCGAGCCTGAAAAAGAAAAACAAGCAGTGAAGTTCTTGATGAAAAAACAAAAACTTTCTGGAGACGGAGCTTTTCATGAAAAAGATAAAAAGAATAAGAAAGTCAACTTAGGAGGACCTTCTAAAACAAAGAAAAAAACGCACGGATCTGTAAACAGAAACATGCTTAAAACAAGAGATAAGAAAAGAAAAGACAAGAATAAGTAG
- a CDS encoding lactonase family protein has translation MKKSYAVLLLILFVTGIQAQNKVNLLVGTYTNSCDSKGIYVYEFDTNSGDFKLKNESESTVSPSYLSVSADNKFIYAVNENGAESTVSAFGYEPQSGKISFLNKQKAMGADPCYLINDGENVITANYSGGNISVFKKTAEGISEAKQVVQHSGSGANPQRQEGAHVHMVYFSPDKKYVLSNDLGLDKVFIYKYNPNSQDAVLTLKGSVDVKAGSGPRHLTFSKDGKFVYLIQELDATLTTFSYDKKGNLKLIAETSILPKDFKGGTGAAAIKISPDGKFLYVSDRVDANNISVYKILKNGGLELQEQVSTLGKGPRDFSIDPTGNFLLVGHQYTNNIVVFKRDKATGKLTDTGKRIELCAPVCLVFN, from the coding sequence ATGAAAAAATCGTATGCTGTTTTGCTTTTAATTCTATTCGTTACAGGAATTCAGGCGCAAAATAAAGTTAATCTATTGGTCGGGACTTATACTAATAGTTGTGATAGTAAAGGAATCTATGTGTATGAATTTGATACCAATTCGGGTGATTTTAAATTAAAAAATGAATCTGAAAGCACTGTGAGTCCAAGTTATTTGTCTGTTTCTGCAGATAATAAATTTATTTATGCTGTTAATGAAAATGGTGCAGAAAGTACAGTTAGTGCTTTTGGATATGAGCCACAATCAGGAAAGATTTCTTTTTTGAATAAGCAAAAAGCAATGGGAGCAGATCCTTGTTATTTAATTAATGATGGAGAAAATGTAATTACTGCTAATTATTCTGGTGGAAATATTTCGGTATTCAAAAAAACAGCAGAAGGAATTTCAGAAGCAAAACAAGTTGTGCAGCATTCAGGAAGTGGCGCTAATCCTCAAAGACAAGAAGGTGCCCATGTGCATATGGTTTATTTTTCACCAGATAAGAAATATGTTTTATCAAATGATTTAGGTCTTGATAAAGTTTTTATATACAAATACAATCCAAATTCTCAAGATGCAGTATTAACATTAAAAGGAAGTGTTGATGTAAAAGCAGGAAGTGGCCCAAGACATTTAACATTCAGTAAAGACGGGAAGTTTGTGTATTTAATTCAGGAATTAGATGCTACTCTAACGACTTTTAGTTATGATAAAAAAGGAAATTTAAAGCTAATTGCAGAAACAAGTATTCTTCCAAAAGATTTTAAAGGTGGAACAGGAGCAGCAGCTATAAAAATTTCGCCAGACGGTAAATTCTTATATGTTTCAGATCGTGTAGATGCTAATAATATTTCTGTGTATAAAATTCTTAAAAATGGAGGTTTAGAATTACAAGAGCAAGTAAGTACTTTAGGAAAAGGGCCAAGAGATTTTTCTATTGATCCTACAGGGAATTTTCTTTTAGTAGGGCATCAATACACTAATAATATTGTTGTTTTTAAAAGAGATAAAGCTACAGGCAAACTAACAGATACCGGTAAAAGAATTGAATTGTGCGCTCCGGTGTGCTTGGTGTTTAACTAG